GACAAGGTCATGTGCCACCGTCGCCAGAACTCCGTGGGGTTCCGCGAGAGGTAGGGTTCCTCGAAGTTCAGCGGCAGGTGGAAGCCCAGCAGGTTTGCGATCCCGCGGGCCATGTCCGTGTAGCCCGAGAAGTCGAAGTAGATCTGAAAGGCGAAGGCGTAGGTGGCGATGAGGTGCGCAGGGCCCGATGCGATCCCCGGCGTACCGTAGATGAGGTCGACCATCGGAGAGAGCAAGAAGTCGCCGAGCACGACCTTCTTCAGCAGCCCGATCGCAATCAGCCACAATCCTCGACGACTGCGTTCGCGCGAGACCTCGCCGCCGCTTGCAAGCTGAGGCAGGAATTCGCTGCCACGCAGGATCGGCCCCGCGATGAGTTGCGGGAAGAAGCAGACGAATAGCGCGTAGCGGCCAAGGCGTGGAGGCGCGTCGATCTGTCCGCGATAGACGTCGACGTGCAGCGCGATGATCTGGAACGAATAGAACGAGATGCCAAGCGGGAGCAGTAGATGCGGCAGTGGGACTTCGGTGTTCCACAGGATCTGTGCGAACGGAGCTGCGATTCCCGCGAGGAAGTCGAGGTACTTGAAGCCCGCGAGAATGCCGATCGTGAAGACGATCGAGGCCGTGAGCCACCGTTTAGGGTGCGCGCTTCGCAGCATTCCTCTGAGCAGCGCGTAGTTGATGCCGATATCGGCAAGCAGGAGGAGGAGGTACGGCGGGAGCCACAGGAAGTAGAAGAGGAGGCTCGTCAGCAGCAGCCACGCGGCCCGCGAGCGATTCCCGAGCACCCGATGTCCGGCGAGGACGAGGCACAAAAAGACGGCGAACGAGAGAGTTGGGAACAGCATGGCTCGCTACCGTGCGGCGGGATTGCCGAGCACGTCCGGATCGGGGCGGAGCCGGTCCCAGTCGGGCTGGTTCTCGGCCCAGAGGACGAGTTGGGAGGCGATTCGGTGGGTCGGTCGGGACTTGGACCGCGAGGCGAGGTGGTCGTTGGCGTCTCGGAACGCGGCGTCCGGCAAGAGAGCGTGTAGATCGAGGAAATCGGCGTCGTTCCGGGCGGCGACGTCACGGATTCGGGCCATGGACGCCTGCACGCCCTCGCGGTTGTAGACACCGAGTTCGTTCAGCGCTTCGACGTTTGTCGGGGGGACGACGAGGAGTACGCGGGCGCCGCTAGCGCGCAATCGGCCAACCAGCGCATCGAGCACGGCCAGATTCGGATCGTCGGCCGGGAGGCCGGCGAGGATCCGTGCGAGCCGTTTCCGCGCGCCCGCTTCGGTTGGTCGTCCGGCGCGCGTCCGACTCCTGTGGTGGTAGGCCTTGATGCGTCGAGGGTAGCTCTGGTCGTTCGGTAGGCCGAGCGCGCGGAGCAGCGAACTGGCGGCGCGCCTCACTGCGTGCCGGAGTCGCACCTGCTCCCGTTGTAGGCTCCGCCAGGTCTCCAGCAGGCCGGAGTGCATCAGCGCGCGGGAGGTAATGATCTCGTCCGCCGAGATGCCCAGGCTGCGGAGCGGAAGCGCGAACACTTCGGGCCACCGGCTCGCAGGGAGAAGGCCCACCATTGAAGGCTGCTGCGCGTGCTGCCCTCGGCTGAACCATCCCAGATTGATGCCGACGATGAACCGGTCCGCGCCAAGACCTGCGAGCTTCTCGCTCAGGAAGTAGTGGGAGAACGCGGTGAGGCCCGGAGCGGACACGTTGACGACCCCCGGCGGTTCGGCATCCCCCATGTGCCGGTCTGCGAGTATCCGGCCGAGCTTCTTCGTGATGGAGCGGCCCTGGCTGGGCATGGACAGCGAGTCACCGAGGTAGACGACTCTCGGAGG
This region of Candidatus Binatia bacterium genomic DNA includes:
- a CDS encoding SGNH/GDSL hydrolase family protein — encoded protein: MSSSSQRAAPSRSSPTGGLGRFLVGVLSAFGGFLAMGWLLISALDSSEQKYGTVELDVVSAVHDYLGRAGDYSGPPRVVYLGDSLSMPSQGRSITKKLGRILADRHMGDAEPPGVVNVSAPGLTAFSHYFLSEKLAGLGADRFIVGINLGWFSRGQHAQQPSMVGLLPASRWPEVFALPLRSLGISADEIITSRALMHSGLLETWRSLQREQVRLRHAVRRAASSLLRALGLPNDQSYPRRIKAYHHRSRTRAGRPTEAGARKRLARILAGLPADDPNLAVLDALVGRLRASGARVLLVVPPTNVEALNELGVYNREGVQASMARIRDVAARNDADFLDLHALLPDAAFRDANDHLASRSKSRPTHRIASQLVLWAENQPDWDRLRPDPDVLGNPAAR
- a CDS encoding MBOAT family O-acyltransferase, with product MLFPTLSFAVFLCLVLAGHRVLGNRSRAAWLLLTSLLFYFLWLPPYLLLLLADIGINYALLRGMLRSAHPKRWLTASIVFTIGILAGFKYLDFLAGIAAPFAQILWNTEVPLPHLLLPLGISFYSFQIIALHVDVYRGQIDAPPRLGRYALFVCFFPQLIAGPILRGSEFLPQLASGGEVSRERSRRGLWLIAIGLLKKVVLGDFLLSPMVDLIYGTPGIASGPAHLIATYAFAFQIYFDFSGYTDMARGIANLLGFHLPLNFEEPYLSRNPTEFWRRWHMTLSRWLRDYLYIPLGGNRQGSVRTGANLFATMLLGGLWHGAGWNFVLWGAFHGVLLALHRPRRGKTDPEAPVTWRDAGSIFLCFNAVAFLWIFFRTATFGDAATVIQSIFTGPWAGAPPTWQALLVALAAALHLAERQLRPRFDQLRSSFDSLPGAAMEGLILGAVLALVVAVSGAGGEFIYFQF